In a single window of the Zea mays cultivar B73 chromosome 5, Zm-B73-REFERENCE-NAM-5.0, whole genome shotgun sequence genome:
- the LOC100284609 gene encoding Transcription termination factor MTERF5, chloroplastic: protein MACLEAPPRVELCPVSCQPRGLQLPPWRLSLSRSSSSCRSCTLVSRQLPICNAQSYADDLWVAAPHSPASVRSRLLAAEREEAKAVLSLFLRQKGLRSTLAARIVNKSDGFIEHLVSKLQIAYRSRYAEGRELSTPEIRDALLPYLEALSKEHGDSLVEVVENFPDPFAMEREALSSSMAFTPTSSNKQKAIARISTAASGAALPELVPYLLDLGMDHEEIKDIVRKFPAFAYYSVDRKIKPLVELLLELGVKNSSIPGIIKKRPQLCGISMSDNLKPMMAYLESIGVDKAQWSKVITRFPALLTYSRNKVQTTVSFLAELGVSEKSIGKILTRCPHIMSYSVDDNLRPTAAYFRSIGADAASLIQKSPQAFGLNVEAKLRPTTEFFLARGFSVEEVGVMANRFGIVHTLSLEENLLPKYEFFLAMEYPRCELVKFPQYFGYSLDRRIKPRYARMTGCGVRLILNQMLSVSDARFEKILEKKTARL from the exons ATGGCCTGCTTGGAGGCGCCCCCGCGCGTCGAGCTCTGCCCGGTCTCGTGCCAGCCCCGCGGCCTGCAGCTTCCGCCATGGCGGCTCAGCCTGTCGAGGTCCTCCTCTTCATGCAG ATCTTGCACCCTTGTGTCTCGCCAGCTTCCAATTTGCAATGCACAGTCAT ATGCTGATGATTTATGGGTGGCTGCGCCTCATAGCCCTGCATCTGTTCGCTCAAGGTTGCTTGCAGCGGAAAGAGAGGAAGCAAAGGCTGTCCTGTCCCTGTTTCTGAGGCAGAAAGGTCTGCGAAGCACGCTGGCCGCACGGATCGTCAACAAATCGGATGGCTTCATCGAGCACCTGGTCTCGAAGCTCCAGATTGCTTACAGATCTCGATATGCTGAAG GAAGGGAGCTGAGCACGCCTGAAATCAGAGACGCTCTCCTTCCCTATCTCGAAGCTCTCTCCAAAGAACATGGCGACAGTTTGGTCGAGGTGGTGGAGAATTTCCCCGACCCTTTTGCTATGGAAAGGGAAGCCTTATCTTCATCAATGGCGTTTACACCCACGAGCTCAAACAAGCAGAAGGCGATTGCTCGAATAAGCACGGCAGCCTCAGGCGCCGCCCTCCCTGAGCTGGTCCCCTACCTACTAGACCTTGGCATGGACCACGAGGAGATAAAGGACATCGTGCGCAAGTTCCCAGCGTTCGCGTACTACAGCGTGGATCGCAAGATCAAGCCCCTGGTGGAGCTCCTGCTTGAGCTTGGGGTGAAAAATTCCAGCATACCAGGAATCATCAAGAAGCGGCCCCAGCTGTGCGGGATCAGCATGTCAGACAATCTCAAGCCGATGATGGCTTATCTGGAGAGCATCGGCGTCGACAAGGCTCAGTGGAGCAAGGTGATCACCCGCTTCCCGGCGCTCCTCACGTACAGCCGGAACAAGGTGCAGACGACCGTGAGCTTCCTCGCCGAGCTAGGTGTCTCCGAGAAGAGCATCGGCAAGATCCTGACGCGGTGCCCCCACATCATGAGCTACAGCGTGGACGACAACCTCAGGCCGACCGCCGCCTACTTCCGGTCGATCGGCGCGGACGCCGCGTCCCTTATCCAGAAGAGCCCGCAGGCCTTCGGTCTGAACGTCGAGGCCAAGCTGAGGCCGACCACGGAGTTCTTCCTGGCGAGGGGGTTCAGCGTCGAGGAGGTCGGCGTCATGGCGAACAGGTTCGGGATCGTTCACACGCTGAGCCTGGAGGAGAACCTGCTCCCCAAGTACGAGTTCTTCCTGGCGATGGAGTACCCGAGGTGCGAGCTCGTCAAGTTCCCGCAGTACTTTGGGTACAGCTTGGACCGGCGGATAAAGCCACGGTACGCGAGGATGACTGGGTGTGGGGTGAGGTTGATTTTGAACCAGATGCTTTCGGTCTCCGATGCCAGGTTTGAGAAGATTCTAGAGAAGAAGACGGCTAGGCTTTGA
- the LOC100282530 gene encoding uncharacterized protein isoform X1, with translation MARNEEKAQSMLNRFITMKQEEKRKPRERRPYLASECRDLADAERWRSEILREIGAKVAEIQNEGLGEHRLRDLNDEINKLLRERGHWERRIVELGGRDYSRSSNAPLMTDLDGNIVAVPNPSGRGPGYRYFGAARKLPGVRELFDKPPEMRKRRTRYEIHKRINAGYYGYYDDEDGVLERLEGPAEKRMREEIVSEWHRVERVRREAMKGVMSGEVAAAGGRSGEAAREVLFEGVEEEVEEERKREEEKREREKGEEVGREFVAHVPLPDEKEIERMVLERKKKELLSKYASDSLLVEQEEAKEMLNVRR, from the coding sequence ATGGCTCGCAACGAGGAGAAGGCGCAGTCAATGCTGAACCGCTTCATCACGATGAAGCAGGAGGAGAAGCGCAAGCCCCGAGAGCGCCGGCCCTACCTCGCCTCCGAGTGCCGGGACCTCGCCGACGCCGAGCGCTGGCGCTCTGAGATCCTCCGCGAGATCGGCGCCAAGGTCGCCGAGATCCAGAACGAGGGTCTCGGCGAGCACCGCCTCCGCGACCTCAACGACGAGATCAACAAACTCCTCCGCGAGCGCGGCCACTGGGAGCGCCGCATCGTCGAGCTCGGCGGCCGCGACTACTCCCGCAGCTCCAACGCGCCGCTCATGACCGACCTCGACGGCAACATAGTCGCCGTCCCCAACCCCTCGGGTCGCGGACCGGGGTACCGCTACTTTGGCGCGGCCAGGAAGCTCCCTGGCGTGCGGGAGCTCTTCGACAAGCCGCCTGAGATGCGGAAGCGACGCACCCGCTACGAGATCCACAAGCGCATCAACGCCGGGTACTACGGATACTATGACGATGAGGACGGCGTGCTAGAGCGCCTTGAGGGCCCTGCCGAGAAGCGCATGCGGGAGGAGATTGTTTCAGAGTGGCACCGTGTGGAACGGGTGCGGCGGGAGGCCATGAAGGGGGTGATGAGCGGTGAGGTGGCTGCGGCTGGAGGGCGCAGCGGGGAGGCTGCTAGAGAGGTTCTGTTTGAGGGGGTGGAGGAGGAGGTCGAAGAGGAGAGGAAGCGCGAGGaagagaagagagagagggagaaaggCGAGGAAGTTGGGAGGGAATTCGTTGCACATGTGCCGCTACCTGATGAAAAGGAGATTGAGCGCATGGTATTAGAGAGGAAGAAGAAGGAGCTGCTTAGCAAGTATGCCAGCGATTCCCTGCTGGTTGAGCAGGAGGAGGCCAAGGAGATGCTCAATGTCCGACGCTAG